Proteins co-encoded in one Marmota flaviventris isolate mMarFla1 chromosome 9, mMarFla1.hap1, whole genome shotgun sequence genomic window:
- the LOC139706996 gene encoding tripartite motif-containing protein 64C-like, protein MDSHALQDFQSALTCSICVNYFLEPITIDCGHTFCRPCLYFCWEEAQTPRCCPECRKIAEKTDYRTNTALKKLASLARQARPRSVSSSGEQLCRRNGETKWLFCELDKSLLSAPCSEYPVHSYSPLACVAEENRVSDEKIVKKMDPLWQKTQEMQDNLNKEIRKSESFVDYVVLRRNMIKVQYQMMHLFLLEEERFQLETLEREAQEILQQFRDSGIRMAQHREKLKEMYRELTELCHISDIELLQDLGDIFERIELLEMQKLQPVNPEPSSLHITGILHMLNKFRVHNGLIQGWTNRYMSLPDE, encoded by the exons ATGGATTCTCATGCCTTGCAAGACTTCCAGAGTGCACTCACATGCTCCATTTGCGTGAATTACTTCTTAGAACCCATCACCATAGACTGTGGACACACCTTTTGCCGACCCTGCCTCTACTTCTGCTGGGAGGAAGCCCAAACACCCAGGTGCTGCCCTGAGTGCAGAAAAATAGCAGAGAAGACAGACTACAGGACCAACACTGCCCTGAAGAAGCTGGCCTCTCTCGCCAGACAGGCCAGACCTCGCTCTGTCAGCAGCTCTGGGGAGCAGCTCTGCAGGAGAAACGGGGAGACAAAGTGGCTCTTCTGTGAGTTGGACAAGAGTCTGCTCTCTGCACCCTGCTCTGAATACCCGGTTCATAGCTACAGCCCACTTGCCTGCGTGGCTGAGGAGAACAGGGTGAGTGAT GagaaaattgtaaagaaaatGGATCCTTTATGGCAAAAGACTCAGGAGATGCAAGATaatctaaataaagaaattagaaaatctgAGTCCTTTGTG GACTATGTAGTTTTAAGGAGGAACATGATCAAAGTTCAATATCAAATGATGCATCTGTTTCTCCTTGAAGAGGAGAGATTTCAACTGGAGACACTAGAAAGAGAAGCACAGGAAATTTTACAGCAGTTCAGAGACAGTGGAATCAGAATGGCCCAACACAGAGAAAAGCTGAAGGAAATGTACAGAGAGCTGACTGAGTTGTGCCACATATCTGACATAGAGTTGCTCCAG gACTTAGGGGACATATTTGAAAG AATCGAGTTGCTGGAGATGCAGAAGCTCCAGCCAGTGAACCCAGAGCCCTCTTCATTACACATCACTGGAATCTTGCATATGCTGAACAAGTTCCGAG tacacAATGGACTTATTCAAGGATGGACCAATCGCTATATGAGTCTTCCTGATGAATAG